The following proteins come from a genomic window of Streptomyces sp. NBC_00539:
- a CDS encoding CHAP domain-containing protein: MRKLTSLAANGAVVTLLAGTALSVTGVGNAQAASLGANIAATAKGQIGAGPCGLNNKGSYWGRGTKQTGSCGPHHTEAHAWCADFVGWVWWKNGVGGRMNELTDGAASFTDYGSLHGTPKVGDAILYNLGDGRFENDHVAIVVAISGQKITVVGGNQGKPGSVSAHHWPSYKVGTVVNGTQKISGYVTPVAR; this comes from the coding sequence ATGCGCAAGCTCACCTCCCTCGCGGCCAACGGCGCCGTAGTCACCCTGCTCGCCGGAACCGCGTTATCGGTCACGGGCGTCGGCAACGCCCAGGCCGCCTCACTGGGGGCGAACATCGCCGCCACCGCCAAGGGACAGATAGGCGCCGGCCCCTGCGGCCTCAACAACAAGGGCAGCTACTGGGGCCGGGGCACCAAGCAGACGGGCAGCTGCGGCCCCCACCACACCGAAGCGCACGCCTGGTGCGCCGACTTCGTTGGCTGGGTGTGGTGGAAGAACGGCGTCGGCGGCAGGATGAACGAGCTCACCGACGGCGCCGCCAGCTTCACCGACTACGGCTCCCTGCACGGGACCCCGAAGGTCGGCGACGCGATCCTCTACAACCTGGGCGACGGCAGGTTCGAGAACGACCACGTGGCCATCGTGGTGGCCATCTCCGGCCAGAAGATCACCGTGGTGGGCGGCAACCAGGGCAAGCCGGGCAGTGTGAGCGCCCACCACTGGCCGTCCTACAAGGTGGGCACCGTGGTCAACGGCACCCAGAAGATCAGCGGTTACGTCACCCCGGTGGCCCGCTGA
- a CDS encoding RICIN domain-containing protein: MDETALQPSGIHSVDAFIAALRALKARSGLTLRQLESRAKAQGDVLPRSTVADLLRRSTLPRRETVSAFVRACGEEAGSAEWLQAWERLARADPAADAGGDGGGAEEQTRPAGAGIRGRAVLVVAAVGLAGAVAAGVLLNRDQAAPGPPATGATGSRLPGLLSVPSAGSWGRIRPARTPELCLSAGKERSGRYGSEIAVQRPCAEPGPRTFLQPVGDDLAFIKWEHPTSKVMGCLTILDSGPAKGLVEPQDDCGDGRDAQLFRIERFGATAEGYRLRSARTALCLGVLDSETVAGAEVVPQACGDLPAQRFLVDLLSLTS; the protein is encoded by the coding sequence ATGGACGAGACCGCGTTACAGCCCTCCGGCATACACAGCGTCGACGCCTTCATCGCAGCCCTGCGGGCGCTCAAAGCCCGTTCCGGCTTGACCCTGCGACAGTTGGAGAGCCGGGCCAAGGCCCAGGGGGACGTGCTGCCCCGCAGCACCGTCGCCGACCTGCTGCGCAGGAGTACCCTGCCCCGCCGTGAGACGGTCTCCGCCTTCGTCCGCGCATGCGGGGAAGAGGCCGGATCGGCGGAGTGGTTGCAGGCCTGGGAGCGCCTGGCGAGAGCGGACCCCGCCGCGGACGCCGGCGGCGACGGGGGCGGCGCCGAGGAGCAGACGCGGCCTGCGGGAGCCGGGATCCGGGGGAGAGCCGTGCTGGTGGTGGCCGCCGTGGGGCTGGCGGGAGCCGTCGCGGCGGGCGTTCTACTGAACCGGGATCAGGCCGCCCCTGGGCCGCCCGCGACGGGTGCCACTGGAAGCCGCCTTCCCGGGCTCCTCTCCGTACCCTCTGCCGGGAGCTGGGGCCGCATCCGCCCCGCGCGGACTCCGGAGCTGTGCCTCTCGGCGGGCAAGGAGCGCTCCGGGCGGTACGGATCCGAGATCGCGGTCCAGCGCCCCTGTGCGGAGCCCGGCCCGCGCACGTTCCTGCAGCCTGTCGGAGACGACCTGGCCTTCATCAAGTGGGAACATCCCACGAGCAAGGTGATGGGCTGCCTGACCATCCTCGACAGCGGTCCGGCCAAAGGGTTGGTGGAGCCGCAGGACGACTGCGGTGACGGCAGGGACGCGCAGCTCTTCCGGATCGAACGCTTCGGCGCAACGGCGGAGGGCTACCGGCTGAGGAGCGCCCGCACCGCACTGTGCCTGGGCGTCCTCGACAGTGAGACGGTCGCCGGAGCCGAGGTCGTCCCCCAGGCGTGCGGCGATCTGCCCGCCCAGCGCTTCCTGGTGGACCTCCTGTCCCTGACGTCGTGA
- a CDS encoding carbonic anhydrase, with amino-acid sequence MNEIKTPTPREAFGLLISGNQRFVAGTPQHPNQDAVRRTETAPSQRPFAVMFGCSDSRLAAEIIFDRGLGDLFVVRTAGHVAGTEVLGSIEFGVSVLNAPLVVVLGHDSCGAVAAACSALQDGQTPGGFVRDVVERVTPSVLAARAAGRESAEEILAEHIEHTVDLLLERSRILAEAVAAGRLGVVGMSYRLADGSAQLVTTRGLDAEALAAS; translated from the coding sequence ATGAACGAGATCAAGACTCCGACGCCCCGTGAAGCCTTCGGCCTGTTGATATCCGGTAATCAACGGTTCGTGGCGGGCACACCTCAGCACCCGAACCAGGACGCCGTGCGCCGTACGGAGACCGCGCCGTCCCAGCGGCCGTTCGCTGTGATGTTCGGCTGCTCCGACTCCCGCCTGGCCGCCGAGATCATCTTCGACCGCGGTCTGGGCGACCTGTTCGTGGTACGCACCGCCGGACATGTCGCCGGTACCGAGGTCCTGGGGTCCATCGAGTTCGGCGTGAGTGTTCTGAACGCGCCACTGGTCGTCGTCCTGGGCCACGACTCGTGCGGCGCGGTCGCCGCGGCCTGCTCCGCCCTCCAGGACGGCCAGACGCCGGGCGGCTTCGTCCGAGACGTGGTCGAACGGGTGACCCCGAGCGTGCTGGCCGCCCGCGCCGCCGGACGCGAGAGCGCCGAGGAGATCCTGGCCGAGCACATCGAGCACACCGTGGACCTGCTGCTGGAACGTTCCCGGATCCTGGCCGAGGCCGTCGCCGCCGGCCGCCTCGGCGTCGTGGGGATGTCCTACCGCCTGGCCGACGGCAGCGCTCAGCTCGTCACCACCCGCGGCCTGGACGCCGAGGCCCTCGCCGCGTCCTGA
- a CDS encoding L-threonylcarbamoyladenylate synthase, whose product MTATTSDIEKAAGVLRAGGLVALPTETVYGLGANAEDPSAIAQIFQVKGRPPTHPLIVHIGGAQQLDDWVDEVPATARLLAEHFWPGPLTLVLRRGRRVPLEATGGLETVAVRVPDHPVALALLAAFGGGVTAPSANRFGSVSPTTAGHVRAELGDAVDFILDGGSCEVGVESTIIDVTAEIPAILRPGGVTREDLQAVLGIPVQVPASSGVRVPGQHPSHYAPHARVVLVEPEQVVAEAELAQEQGHRVGVFLPPSSSGNKVKAHAVVPLPGAVDVYAQGLYGYLRELDQRGCDLIVASLPAEEGLGLAIANRLRRAAGPRPAVESPPGAV is encoded by the coding sequence GTGACGGCAACAACCAGTGATATCGAGAAGGCGGCCGGCGTGCTGCGCGCCGGGGGCCTGGTGGCGCTGCCCACCGAGACCGTTTACGGTCTGGGCGCCAACGCCGAGGATCCCTCCGCCATCGCGCAGATCTTCCAGGTCAAAGGGCGTCCGCCCACGCATCCGCTGATCGTTCACATCGGCGGCGCGCAGCAGCTGGACGACTGGGTGGATGAGGTGCCCGCGACGGCGCGCCTGCTGGCCGAGCATTTCTGGCCCGGGCCGCTGACGCTGGTGCTGCGGCGTGGTCGCCGGGTGCCGCTGGAGGCGACGGGCGGGCTTGAAACGGTGGCGGTGCGCGTGCCCGACCATCCCGTGGCGCTCGCGCTGCTGGCGGCGTTCGGCGGCGGCGTCACGGCTCCGTCCGCCAACCGCTTCGGCTCCGTCAGCCCCACCACCGCCGGGCACGTCCGTGCCGAGCTCGGAGACGCGGTCGACTTCATCTTGGACGGCGGGTCCTGCGAAGTCGGCGTCGAGTCGACCATCATCGACGTCACGGCGGAGATTCCTGCGATCCTGCGGCCCGGCGGGGTCACCCGCGAGGACCTCCAGGCGGTACTGGGTATCCCGGTCCAGGTTCCCGCCTCCAGCGGCGTCCGGGTGCCGGGCCAGCACCCCTCCCACTACGCGCCGCACGCTCGGGTGGTCCTCGTCGAGCCGGAGCAGGTCGTCGCCGAAGCCGAGCTCGCCCAAGAGCAGGGGCACCGGGTCGGCGTCTTCCTACCGCCGTCTTCGTCCGGCAACAAGGTGAAGGCGCACGCCGTGGTGCCCCTGCCGGGCGCGGTGGACGTCTACGCCCAGGGGCTGTACGGGTACCTGCGCGAGCTCGACCAGCGGGGCTGCGACCTCATCGTCGCGTCCCTACCCGCAGAGGAAGGGCTTGGGCTCGCCATCGCCAACCGGCTCCGCCGCGCCGCCGGCCCACGCCCCGCCGTCGAATCGCCCCCCGGGGCCGTGTGA